The sequence below is a genomic window from Denitratisoma sp. DHT3.
CAACAGCCTGCTGGTGGCCGATCTGGGCGAACTGGACCGCTACACCGAACAAAGCCTGTTCATGGCCAAGAAGTCCCTTGACGAAACCCTGGCTTTTTTCATCCAGGAGAAGGTCGCCCGCCATCGCAAGCTGTATCGGCAGTTGAAGGACTTCTATCTGGAAATCCACTGGCGCTACGATTTCGAAACCTACATGCTCGAGCATTTCCCCCAGCGGATGACCACCGCCGACTTTCTGCACATCGTACTCAGGCGCTATCGCGAGGAACTGGCTCCCCGCGACTTCTCCATAGCGGCGACCATGGTGGTCAACGCCATCGAAGGCACCATCCACGCCACCCTGGACCACAACCCGGAACAGATCCTCAACGCGGCATTCAGCGAGGAACTGCTGGCCCTCGTGCTGGGCTACCTGAAGCACCCGCCGCCCCTGTCCTCGATTTCCCCAAGCCAACCACCGCAATGATCTACTACTTCGACTTCGCCATCTGGTTCAGGCTGGTCCGCCTGGCGGCCCAGGAACCCAACTCCGGAGCCCGGCGCAGCCTGCTCAAGCTGCTGCTGTGGGCCGTGCCCCTGCGCGCCGCGGTCCACGCCCTGTGCTTTTTCCTCGACGGCATCCTCTTCCCCGGCCTGTGGCGGGTGAAGGTCAAGGCGCCGGTGTTCGTCATCGGCCACGCCCGCAGCGGCACCACCCTGGCCCACCGCCTGCTGTGCGGCGACGAGCGTTTTTCCGCCTTCAAATACTACGAACTGCTGCTGCCCTCGCTGCTGCAGAAAAAGCTGGTGCGCCTGGTGGCCTGGCTGGACCGCCATCTTTTCGGCCGCCGCATCGAGCGGCGCCTGCAGGACTGGGAAAAGCGCAAGTTCGGTCCCACCCAGCACATCCACAAGATGGGGCTCACCATCCCCGAGGAGGACGACCTGATCTACCAGGCCTCCTGCGCCTCCGGCTTCTGGATGACCAAGCTGCCCTACATGGGCGAACTGGACTTCTTCCACATCGACCAGCGCCCCGCCGCCAGCCGCCGCCGCATGATGCGCTTCTACAAGGAGTGCGTGCGCCGCCAGCTCTACCTGAACGGCGGCGACCGCATCCACCTGAGCAAGAACCCCACCTGGTGCGGCCGCGTGGAGTCGCTGATCGAGGCGTTCCCCGACGCCCGCTTCGTGGTGCTCTACCGCAATCCCTACGAGACCATCCCCAGCCTGTTGAAGCTCCTCAACGTGAGCTGGAAGCTCCAGGGCAACATGTCGGCCGAGCGCATCCGGGAATCCACCCGGGTGATGACCGACCTCTCCTACGAGACCTATCTCTACCCGATCGAAGCCTTGAAACGCCACCCCGACGTGCCTTGCGCCGTCATCGACTACCGGCGGCTGACCGCCGCGCCCAAGGCGACGATCGAGCAGGTGTATGCCGACCTCGGGCTGGAGATGACGCCCGCCTACCGCGCCTTCCTCGACGCCGAGGAGGCCCGCGCCAAGCGCCACGAGACGGAGCACCGCTACAGCCTGGCCGAGTTCGGCCTTTCCGACCAGGAAATCCGCCAGCGCCTGGCGCCGCTCTTCGAACAATTCCACTGGGATGCGGACACGGCATCCCTCTCTGCCCAGGAGTCCGACCATGACTGACAAAAACCAACCCCAGGATGCCGCCACCCAGGCCGACGCCGACGAACTGCGCGCCGCCTGGGACGAGTTGCTCACCCAGGTGGCCTCCGCCCGCGACGCCATCGACGACCCGGCCCTCTGGCCGCCCCCGGCCTCGCCCCGCAACCTGGCCGAAGGCTACCGCTACGTGCTCGGCTTCCTCTACGGCTCCCTGGCCCGGGGCCTGGGGCCGACGCCGGAGAATCCCTATTTCGTGCGCGCGATCCAGCCGCTCAACCGCTCCACCATCGACAACGCCGACGCCATCTACCTCTCGGCCCCCATCGACGGCAACCACAGCTACGTCATCCGCGGCCGCGCCGGCGACACGCGCCACTGGCGCGGCGAGCCCCCCATCGAGAACGGCCGCAAGGCGCCCCACTACGTGATCTTCGAGGCCCCCAGCGGCTATTCCGGCGACAGCGGCAGCCTCAAGGAAATGCAGGCCGGCTCCCGCATCAACTGCTCGATGCTGGACTGCACCGACCTCCAGGTCAACGCGGACGGCAGCTTCGAGATTCTGCTCGCCCCGGAAAAGCCCGAGGGTTACAGCGGCAACTTCATGCTCACCCGCGCCAGCCGCACCCGCACCAAGAAGGACGGCACCACCGAGACCCGCGAGTACGTGGCCCAGATGGTGGTGCTGCGGGAGCTGTTCTACGACTGGGCCAACGAAGACCTGCTCGATCTCTTCATCCACCGGGTGGACCGGCTCGGCCGGCCCGGCCCCGCCTACACGCCGGCCCAGGCGGCCGGGCAGATGCGCCAGATCGGCAGGATCACGCGCAATCAGGTGCATTTCTGGAACGAGTTCTACGCCATCACCTGCGAAGCCTACGGCGACATGAACGGCGACGGCGAATGCTTCATGCCCCGCAACGCCTTCAACAAGCCCAACGCCGCGTCGCTCGCCACCGCCGGCGGCATGAGCACCAACATCTACTGCGGCGGCATCTTCGAACTGGCCCCCGACGAGGCGCTGATCATGGAGCTGCGCCAGCCCATCGAGCCCTATTACATCGGCTTCCACCTGGGCAACATGTGGGGCGAATCCCTCGAATTCGGCGGCGCCCAGAGCAGCCTCAACGCCTTCCAGGCCGACCGCGAGCCGGACGGCACCCTGCGTTACGTGATCGCCCACCAGG
It includes:
- a CDS encoding DUF1214 domain-containing protein — its product is MTDKNQPQDAATQADADELRAAWDELLTQVASARDAIDDPALWPPPASPRNLAEGYRYVLGFLYGSLARGLGPTPENPYFVRAIQPLNRSTIDNADAIYLSAPIDGNHSYVIRGRAGDTRHWRGEPPIENGRKAPHYVIFEAPSGYSGDSGSLKEMQAGSRINCSMLDCTDLQVNADGSFEILLAPEKPEGYSGNFMLTRASRTRTKKDGTTETREYVAQMVVLRELFYDWANEDLLDLFIHRVDRLGRPGPAYTPAQAAGQMRQIGRITRNQVHFWNEFYAITCEAYGDMNGDGECFMPRNAFNKPNAASLATAGGMSTNIYCGGIFELAPDEALIMELRQPIEPYYIGFHLGNMWGESLEFGGAQSSLNAFQADREPDGTLRYVIAHQDPGIANWIDTTGHPEGYMSVRWAYPERPKDNWPWATAQVVKFADLDRHLPAHTRRVTPEERRAVIAMRQEHVQRRYRHH
- a CDS encoding sulfotransferase family protein — translated: MIYYFDFAIWFRLVRLAAQEPNSGARRSLLKLLLWAVPLRAAVHALCFFLDGILFPGLWRVKVKAPVFVIGHARSGTTLAHRLLCGDERFSAFKYYELLLPSLLQKKLVRLVAWLDRHLFGRRIERRLQDWEKRKFGPTQHIHKMGLTIPEEDDLIYQASCASGFWMTKLPYMGELDFFHIDQRPAASRRRMMRFYKECVRRQLYLNGGDRIHLSKNPTWCGRVESLIEAFPDARFVVLYRNPYETIPSLLKLLNVSWKLQGNMSAERIRESTRVMTDLSYETYLYPIEALKRHPDVPCAVIDYRRLTAAPKATIEQVYADLGLEMTPAYRAFLDAEEARAKRHETEHRYSLAEFGLSDQEIRQRLAPLFEQFHWDADTASLSAQESDHD
- a CDS encoding TetR/AcrR family transcriptional regulator; this translates as MKSSPAPRRRNPIQSRAEATLAAIREACLRILEQEGPDRLTTNRIAEVAGISIGSLYQYYADKHAIAADICNSLLVADLGELDRYTEQSLFMAKKSLDETLAFFIQEKVARHRKLYRQLKDFYLEIHWRYDFETYMLEHFPQRMTTADFLHIVLRRYREELAPRDFSIAATMVVNAIEGTIHATLDHNPEQILNAAFSEELLALVLGYLKHPPPLSSISPSQPPQ